From the Lancefieldella sp. Marseille-Q7238 genome, one window contains:
- a CDS encoding arginine deiminase, which yields MKGISVRSEVAPLKKVLLHRPGRELLNLTPASMERLLFDDIPFLKVAQEEHDAFAQLLRDNGVEVVYLEDLMTEVLTLHPELKEQFLMQWLEEGGIHTEKWQKKLFEYLTENFEGKELVLKTMEGINLKECYDVERNHSLVDMASFEQKLIVDPMPNLYFTRDPFGSIGSGISLNKMRFPTRNRETIYADYIFKYHPDYTGTPLYTKRTAFFNIEGGDILNLNDKVLAVGVSQRTSPEALEALSINLFADPDCTIRTVLAFAIPSSRAFMHLDTVFTAIDYDKYTVHPEIVGPLQVFEITPGTNGHRLNVREVDATLHDVLCKYTEKDDVDLITCGGDDMIAAQREQWNDGSNTLAIAPGTVVVYERNDVTNRILEEHDVHVLSIPSAELSRGRGGPRCMSMPLIRAE from the coding sequence ATGAAAGGAATTAGTGTGCGGAGTGAAGTCGCACCGCTTAAAAAGGTGTTGCTTCACCGCCCTGGTAGGGAACTTCTCAATCTTACCCCGGCGTCAATGGAAAGGCTGCTCTTTGATGATATTCCGTTCCTGAAGGTTGCACAGGAAGAGCACGATGCATTTGCTCAGCTTCTTCGTGACAACGGCGTTGAGGTCGTCTATCTCGAGGACCTTATGACGGAAGTCCTTACGCTTCACCCAGAACTGAAGGAACAGTTCTTGATGCAGTGGCTTGAAGAGGGCGGCATCCACACAGAGAAGTGGCAAAAGAAACTATTTGAGTATCTGACTGAGAATTTTGAAGGCAAAGAACTTGTCCTTAAGACCATGGAAGGAATCAATCTTAAGGAATGCTACGACGTTGAGCGCAACCATTCACTCGTTGACATGGCTTCCTTTGAGCAGAAGCTGATTGTTGACCCGATGCCTAATCTGTACTTTACACGCGATCCGTTCGGCTCTATCGGATCAGGCATCTCACTGAACAAGATGCGCTTCCCAACCCGTAACCGCGAGACGATTTATGCGGATTACATCTTCAAGTATCACCCTGATTACACAGGCACTCCGCTTTATACCAAGCGTACTGCGTTCTTTAACATTGAGGGTGGCGACATTCTTAACCTCAATGATAAGGTTTTGGCCGTGGGCGTTTCACAGCGCACGAGCCCCGAGGCTCTTGAAGCTCTCTCGATTAATCTTTTTGCGGATCCGGATTGCACGATTCGCACAGTTCTTGCATTCGCTATTCCTTCTTCCAGGGCATTTATGCACCTGGATACCGTCTTCACGGCAATCGACTATGACAAGTACACGGTTCACCCAGAGATCGTGGGACCGCTGCAGGTCTTCGAGATTACTCCGGGCACCAACGGTCATCGTCTGAACGTGCGTGAAGTCGATGCCACTTTGCACGATGTGCTCTGCAAATATACCGAGAAGGACGATGTCGACCTGATTACCTGCGGTGGCGACGATATGATTGCCGCTCAGCGCGAGCAGTGGAATGACGGCTCCAATACCCTGGCTATTGCTCCTGGTACAGTAGTCGTGTACGAGCGCAACGATGTCACCAACCGCATCCTTGAGGAGCATGACGTTCATGTCCTCAGCATTCCGAGCGCCGAGCTGTCCCGCGGCCGTGGCGGCCCTCGCTGCATGTCGATGCCGTTGATCCGCGCCGAGTAA
- the argF gene encoding ornithine carbamoyltransferase — MGVNVRGRSFLTLLDYTPDEIRYLLDLSVEFKNMKRNGVDHSWLKGRQVVLLFEKTSTRTRCAFEVGARDLGMGVTFLDSGSSQMGKKESLEDTAKVLGRMFDGIEYRGFDQDVVQDLAKYSGVPVWNGLTDDFHPTQMLADIMTVQEEFGDVRGRKLTFFGDARNNVANSLMVVCAKLGMHFCACGPKELMPKQELIDKCEAIAKETHAVLEFTDDVKVGAKDADVLYTDIWLSMGEPEELWAQRIELLRPYQVNKDVMADAKPTAIFLHCLPSFHDRHTTIGENIYQKYGLEAMEVTDDVFLGHQAREFEEAENRMHTIKAVMYATLK, encoded by the coding sequence ATGGGAGTTAATGTTCGCGGCAGGAGTTTTTTGACGCTGCTTGACTATACGCCGGATGAGATCCGCTACCTTTTGGACCTGTCCGTTGAGTTTAAGAATATGAAACGCAACGGTGTGGATCACAGCTGGCTGAAGGGGCGTCAGGTCGTCCTGCTGTTCGAGAAAACTTCGACTCGCACGCGCTGCGCTTTTGAGGTAGGCGCCAGGGATTTGGGCATGGGAGTAACCTTCCTTGATTCCGGTTCCTCCCAGATGGGCAAGAAGGAGTCTTTGGAAGATACGGCAAAGGTACTGGGCCGTATGTTTGACGGTATTGAGTATCGAGGCTTTGACCAGGATGTTGTCCAGGATTTGGCAAAGTACTCCGGCGTTCCGGTCTGGAACGGCTTGACCGATGATTTCCACCCGACGCAGATGCTTGCCGATATCATGACAGTTCAGGAAGAGTTCGGCGATGTTCGCGGTCGCAAGCTGACATTCTTCGGCGACGCCCGCAATAACGTCGCAAACTCGCTCATGGTTGTTTGCGCCAAGCTGGGCATGCACTTCTGCGCATGCGGACCAAAAGAGCTTATGCCAAAGCAGGAGCTTATCGACAAGTGCGAAGCCATTGCCAAAGAGACTCATGCCGTTCTTGAGTTTACGGACGACGTTAAGGTTGGCGCTAAGGATGCTGACGTTCTGTATACGGATATCTGGCTGTCCATGGGAGAGCCGGAAGAGCTTTGGGCTCAGCGCATCGAGCTGCTTCGTCCCTATCAGGTCAACAAGGACGTTATGGCAGACGCTAAGCCGACGGCCATTTTCCTTCACTGCCTGCCGAGCTTCCATGATCGTCATACAACCATTGGCGAGAACATCTACCAGAAGTATGGTCTTGAGGCCATGGAAGTTACCGACGATGTGTTCTTGGGTCACCAGGCTCGTGAGTTCGAAGAGGCTGAAAACCGTATGCACACCATCAAGGCCGTGATGTACGCGACCTTGAAGTAA
- a CDS encoding C4-dicarboxylate ABC transporter — protein MSVQQKTRKRLGTYGILLLVLLFVAICTWLTNGQPYITDEGEQAAVMGATFQQIIMAPIAGFHDASEVIGFVFCLGGFLALVNATGALETGIHVLVKKLKGKEMILVWVLMFLFSVGGTTYGMGEETVGFYILLAATMTAAGMDPIVGAATVLLGAGSGVLGSTINPFATGAAVDAARSAGVEVNMGILYLEGVILWLGTYLISAFGVTRYAKHVIETKGSILTADQLDVCNKAYGNMEISDEEKLTGRQKACMIIFALTFVVMILGFIPWGDLNESIADGLAWTSIITGNALGSWWFDDAATWFMLMGIIIGVIGMPDRSKMATTIISGIGDMISVNVVIALARATAVLMAQTGLGSWMVQASVTALTQSGMPAALFGFLDYLLHIGLSFLVPSSSGLAALSAPIVSPIVSGLNWSVETSIMCNVAANGLVNLFTPTCGFIMGGLALARIPYETWLKWAAKLLVIIAVFVAIVLTVFMLVLS, from the coding sequence ATGTCTGTACAACAGAAAACGAGGAAGCGCCTTGGTACCTATGGCATTCTTCTTCTTGTACTGCTCTTTGTCGCGATTTGCACCTGGCTCACAAATGGTCAGCCGTATATAACGGACGAGGGTGAGCAGGCCGCGGTCATGGGAGCTACATTCCAGCAGATTATCATGGCCCCCATTGCCGGCTTCCATGACGCGAGCGAAGTTATTGGCTTCGTATTCTGTCTGGGAGGCTTCCTGGCTCTGGTTAACGCGACCGGAGCTCTGGAAACGGGAATCCATGTCCTTGTCAAGAAGCTCAAGGGCAAGGAAATGATTCTTGTGTGGGTCCTGATGTTCTTGTTCTCGGTAGGCGGTACAACCTACGGCATGGGCGAAGAGACCGTTGGCTTCTATATTCTGCTTGCGGCTACGATGACGGCTGCCGGCATGGATCCTATTGTTGGCGCAGCTACCGTATTGCTGGGCGCCGGCTCGGGCGTTCTTGGCTCAACTATTAACCCCTTCGCTACCGGCGCCGCCGTTGACGCGGCGCGTTCGGCGGGTGTCGAAGTTAATATGGGCATCCTCTATCTGGAAGGCGTCATTCTTTGGCTCGGCACATACCTGATTTCCGCATTTGGAGTTACCAGGTACGCCAAGCACGTCATTGAAACAAAGGGTTCCATTTTGACAGCCGATCAGCTGGACGTATGCAACAAAGCATATGGCAATATGGAAATCAGCGATGAGGAAAAACTGACTGGCAGACAGAAAGCCTGCATGATAATCTTTGCGTTGACGTTTGTCGTTATGATTCTCGGATTCATTCCTTGGGGAGATCTGAACGAATCTATTGCAGACGGACTTGCTTGGACGTCAATCATTACCGGCAACGCGCTCGGCTCCTGGTGGTTCGATGACGCGGCTACCTGGTTTATGCTTATGGGCATTATCATCGGCGTGATTGGTATGCCCGATCGCTCAAAGATGGCTACTACCATCATTTCCGGCATTGGCGATATGATTTCGGTCAATGTAGTTATCGCGCTCGCTCGCGCAACAGCTGTACTGATGGCACAGACCGGACTTGGCAGCTGGATGGTTCAGGCTTCGGTTACCGCTCTGACGCAGTCCGGCATGCCGGCAGCGCTCTTCGGTTTCCTGGACTATCTGCTTCACATCGGCCTCAGCTTCCTGGTGCCGTCCTCTTCTGGCCTGGCTGCGCTCTCCGCGCCAATCGTTTCGCCGATTGTTTCCGGCCTCAACTGGTCGGTGGAGACTTCCATCATGTGCAACGTTGCCGCCAATGGTCTCGTCAACCTGTTTACGCCGACCTGCGGCTTCATTATGGGTGGTCTTGCGCTGGCTCGTATTCCGTATGAGACATGGCTCAAATGGGCAGCGAAACTGCTCGTTATTATCGCGGTCTTTGTTGCCATCGTACTGACAGTATTCATGCTGGTACTGAGCTAA
- a CDS encoding phenylalanine--tRNA ligase beta subunit-related protein, producing the protein MQKFISDESFWELFPEAAIAVLSVRGLKESGLTDVQKDEIKDLLAQANRQAAKYVPCEPISANEVVQVWREAYRKFPTKKGARCSIEALLKRVLHDTPVGSIVPSVDITNAVSLKYAFPIGVENIDAFAGDLHLGAMKGDEAFLPIGSDHEEPPLPGEIAYYDSEGVVCRCWNWRDGQRTQMQDYTPNAFVAMECVEPHRRDDLQKAADDLAALLTKYLQAEIVTTAIVTKKNPEVALR; encoded by the coding sequence ATGCAGAAATTTATATCTGATGAGAGCTTTTGGGAGCTGTTTCCTGAAGCAGCGATTGCGGTTCTTTCTGTACGCGGCTTGAAAGAAAGCGGTTTGACGGACGTCCAGAAGGACGAAATCAAAGACCTTCTCGCTCAAGCAAACAGGCAGGCTGCAAAATATGTCCCTTGTGAGCCCATCTCTGCAAATGAAGTGGTACAAGTTTGGCGTGAAGCGTATCGGAAGTTTCCCACCAAAAAGGGAGCCCGCTGTTCCATTGAGGCGTTGCTGAAGCGCGTGCTGCATGACACGCCGGTAGGCTCGATTGTTCCATCGGTTGACATCACCAACGCCGTTTCGCTGAAATACGCGTTTCCTATCGGCGTTGAAAATATCGATGCCTTCGCCGGCGACCTGCATCTTGGCGCCATGAAGGGTGATGAAGCCTTCCTTCCCATTGGCTCTGACCACGAAGAGCCTCCACTGCCGGGAGAAATTGCCTACTATGACAGCGAAGGCGTTGTGTGTCGGTGCTGGAACTGGCGTGATGGACAGCGGACGCAGATGCAAGACTATACGCCGAATGCGTTTGTGGCTATGGAGTGTGTAGAGCCTCATCGTCGAGACGATTTGCAAAAGGCGGCGGACGACCTTGCGGCGCTGCTGACAAAGTATTTGCAGGCTGAAATTGTAACGACCGCGATTGTCACCAAAAAGAATCCGGAAGTCGCTTTACGCTAG
- a CDS encoding elongation factor G, with the protein MAEKGVERVKNVVLVGQGGVGKTMLAEAMLHLTGTTTRLGGHAGTKPTLDYDTEESERGFSISTTIAPVIWNDTRINVLDAPCYPDFIGDAYAAMSAGETAVFVVDAASGPGTITTRLWYAAENLSLARAIFINRLDRPDADHETAMGLLRERFGNKLGSVTIPMGSGEAFGGVIDVVHQKARHLVDGKPMVEDIPEEYAAAAADARAALTELVVEADDELMMRYLDGGEITQEELEGLLNKALVDRVFVPVFAGSCVREEGVVAFLDAVEGWFPQMADFGRIPLVNGEQLDISPDDERPVAFAFKSLQDPQNGRLTFLKVLAGTLEPGAELTNARTRKTERLSHLYRMCGRDTTDVGRAAAGDIVVVPKLEVLTGDTLSVTGKVEAAAFRFPNSLYRIAIEPDERGAEGKLFSFLEKAAAADPTLRIERDEDTGQTVVSAIGEAQVAVLLDRLESRAGVGAHKVALRIPYRETIRRVASAQGRHKKQTGGAGQYGDCWLRVEPNPDAGYEFVDEVVGGHIPRGFIPAIDKGVQEIMREGVLAGYPMIDIKVAVYEGSYHPVDSNEMAFKTAARIGFQKAIDQAEPVLLEPMAHLKITVPDSYAGSVMGDVSASRGRVEGMNAGTGTALGQTTIEATVPYAEVTDYATRLRSLSRGTGEYEVELSGYEQVPHDIQAKLAADYAERRAAGER; encoded by the coding sequence ATGGCCGAAAAGGGTGTTGAGCGCGTTAAGAATGTGGTTTTGGTGGGCCAAGGCGGCGTGGGCAAGACCATGCTTGCGGAAGCGATGCTGCATCTGACGGGAACGACTACCCGTCTGGGCGGGCACGCAGGCACCAAGCCCACGCTTGATTACGATACCGAAGAATCAGAACGAGGATTTTCCATTTCCACCACTATTGCGCCTGTGATATGGAACGATACGCGCATCAACGTCTTGGACGCGCCGTGCTATCCGGACTTTATAGGCGACGCCTACGCCGCTATGAGCGCCGGCGAAACTGCCGTTTTTGTTGTTGACGCTGCAAGCGGTCCCGGTACCATTACTACGCGGCTTTGGTATGCCGCCGAGAACCTGTCTCTTGCGCGCGCTATTTTTATCAACCGTCTTGACCGCCCGGACGCGGATCACGAGACGGCCATGGGTCTTTTGCGCGAGCGCTTTGGCAACAAGCTTGGATCCGTAACGATTCCCATGGGTTCCGGCGAGGCGTTCGGAGGCGTTATCGACGTTGTCCATCAAAAAGCCCGTCACCTTGTCGACGGAAAGCCGATGGTGGAGGACATACCTGAGGAGTATGCTGCCGCGGCAGCTGATGCGCGCGCCGCTCTGACCGAGCTGGTGGTTGAGGCTGACGACGAACTCATGATGCGCTATCTTGACGGTGGAGAAATCACTCAGGAAGAGCTTGAGGGGTTGCTCAATAAAGCACTGGTTGACCGTGTGTTTGTACCGGTGTTCGCCGGCTCGTGCGTGCGAGAAGAAGGTGTCGTTGCCTTCCTAGACGCTGTCGAAGGCTGGTTCCCGCAGATGGCTGATTTCGGGCGTATCCCACTGGTAAACGGCGAGCAGCTTGACATCTCTCCGGATGACGAGCGTCCGGTTGCCTTTGCCTTCAAGTCGCTGCAGGATCCTCAGAACGGCCGCTTGACCTTCCTTAAGGTACTGGCGGGAACGTTGGAGCCGGGCGCTGAGCTTACCAATGCGCGTACGCGTAAGACCGAGCGTCTTTCACATCTGTATCGCATGTGTGGCCGTGATACCACCGATGTTGGACGTGCCGCCGCTGGCGATATCGTGGTAGTCCCTAAACTTGAGGTGCTGACGGGCGACACGCTTTCCGTAACTGGTAAGGTTGAGGCGGCGGCGTTCCGCTTCCCTAACTCGCTCTATCGTATTGCTATTGAGCCTGATGAGCGCGGGGCGGAAGGAAAACTCTTCTCATTCTTGGAGAAGGCTGCCGCCGCCGACCCCACGCTTCGCATTGAGCGTGATGAAGATACCGGTCAGACGGTCGTTTCCGCTATCGGAGAGGCGCAGGTTGCCGTGCTGCTTGACCGTCTGGAATCTCGTGCCGGCGTTGGCGCCCACAAGGTAGCGCTCCGCATTCCGTATCGCGAGACTATTCGCCGCGTGGCAAGCGCGCAGGGACGCCATAAGAAGCAGACCGGCGGCGCGGGTCAGTATGGCGACTGCTGGCTTCGCGTTGAGCCCAACCCCGACGCGGGCTACGAGTTTGTAGATGAAGTGGTAGGAGGACACATCCCGCGCGGCTTCATTCCCGCTATCGACAAGGGAGTCCAGGAGATCATGCGCGAAGGCGTGCTGGCGGGGTATCCCATGATTGACATTAAGGTCGCTGTTTACGAGGGCAGCTATCATCCTGTTGACTCTAACGAGATGGCGTTTAAGACAGCGGCTCGCATCGGTTTCCAGAAGGCAATCGATCAGGCGGAGCCGGTGCTTCTTGAGCCGATGGCGCATCTTAAGATCACTGTTCCCGACAGCTACGCTGGCTCTGTGATGGGCGATGTATCCGCGTCTCGCGGCCGCGTTGAAGGCATGAACGCCGGTACGGGCACAGCGCTTGGACAGACTACCATTGAAGCGACCGTCCCCTACGCTGAGGTCACCGACTATGCCACGCGCCTGCGTTCTCTCTCGCGTGGCACCGGCGAGTATGAGGTAGAGCTCTCGGGATACGAGCAGGTTCCTCATGACATTCAGGCTAAACTTGCAGCCGACTACGCGGAGCGCCGCGCGGCGGGTGAGCGCTAG
- a CDS encoding FtsX-like permease family protein: MSLLSKIAIGNVRRNLKDFGVYFAALAAGACLIYSYTASGDYLFMLVEDELVRKIFVTAARYIMAFGILPLLVFVNVASYANKFLIRRRLPEFALYELAGLEKRNVNTVLRLETTLVAGSALVTGLIAGVLISPFVELIVAWAYRLPARFIMVFSPFGITLTAIVFVLTIVILSRGSRRVLRKSTLLRMMVAKKENDASKPILGGRAVVELIFGVALVAAVYIICLNAPTTFLVWMFPLGACAIFGSFFIFRSTLALLPRFIKKVPGLWYRGLTAFTVRQTEGVARNAAKAMTCSAALSSVGMCMFVFAVVLHDKIGALALERETQFEEASGLIGALIFTCAFYAVVLLVFASVILAIQQLSLASDNRERYRKLVELGASNRMLSESLLAGVLFNFALPGIFTAVHAIFGLNVIRFMSIGLLQADIEPAIWPVAALTLAGFVVYFLITYAGARRNALA, from the coding sequence ATGAGCCTGCTTTCAAAAATCGCGATTGGTAATGTTCGGCGCAATCTGAAGGATTTTGGCGTGTATTTTGCCGCCTTGGCAGCGGGAGCTTGCCTGATATATTCCTATACGGCGTCCGGAGATTATCTCTTTATGCTGGTTGAGGATGAGTTGGTCCGGAAGATTTTTGTGACGGCAGCGCGCTACATCATGGCCTTTGGTATTTTGCCGTTGTTGGTGTTTGTAAACGTCGCTTCGTATGCCAATAAGTTTCTGATTCGTCGCCGGCTGCCGGAGTTTGCCCTCTATGAACTTGCGGGACTCGAGAAACGCAATGTCAACACGGTACTGCGCCTTGAAACCACGCTTGTCGCGGGCAGTGCCTTGGTGACCGGCCTTATAGCGGGAGTGCTTATCTCGCCTTTCGTTGAGCTTATTGTCGCTTGGGCATACCGTTTGCCCGCCCGTTTTATCATGGTTTTCTCGCCATTTGGCATAACGCTCACAGCTATCGTGTTCGTGCTGACGATTGTGATACTGTCTCGCGGAAGCCGCCGCGTTTTGCGCAAATCGACGCTGCTTCGCATGATGGTTGCGAAAAAGGAAAACGACGCGTCAAAACCAATTTTAGGCGGACGAGCGGTTGTAGAGTTGATTTTTGGCGTAGCTTTGGTCGCTGCGGTATACATAATCTGCTTAAACGCGCCTACTACTTTTCTGGTGTGGATGTTCCCGCTGGGCGCTTGCGCTATTTTTGGCTCGTTTTTCATATTCCGCTCAACGTTGGCGCTGCTGCCGCGCTTCATCAAGAAAGTTCCCGGCCTGTGGTACCGAGGGCTGACGGCGTTTACCGTGCGTCAAACCGAAGGGGTAGCGCGCAACGCTGCAAAAGCGATGACCTGCTCGGCAGCGCTTTCTTCGGTTGGCATGTGCATGTTTGTATTTGCTGTCGTCTTGCATGACAAAATTGGGGCGCTAGCGCTTGAAAGGGAAACGCAGTTTGAAGAGGCTTCAGGTTTGATTGGCGCGCTTATTTTTACCTGCGCGTTTTATGCGGTGGTGCTGCTGGTGTTCGCGTCGGTCATCCTTGCGATACAGCAGCTGTCGCTTGCCTCCGATAATCGCGAGCGTTACCGCAAGCTTGTTGAACTAGGCGCTTCGAATAGGATGCTCTCAGAGAGCCTGCTTGCAGGTGTGCTGTTTAACTTTGCTCTTCCGGGTATCTTTACCGCTGTTCATGCCATTTTTGGCTTAAACGTCATTCGTTTCATGAGTATTGGTTTGCTTCAAGCTGATATTGAGCCTGCTATTTGGCCTGTCGCTGCGCTGACGCTTGCCGGATTTGTGGTCTACTTTCTTATCACCTATGCGGGAGCCAGAAGGAATGCGCTGGCCTAG
- a CDS encoding acylphosphatase, with the protein MSGILGFGQRKDRDKGPHGDADKQLGNQGLKPGTRRLALRFCGEVQGVGFRWTAQIVADRVGCTGWVRNEFDGSVSMELQGTDEQIGLWFKGFAKTYAHRPLAYRIDEKRELAPIADERHFEVRF; encoded by the coding sequence ATGTCAGGCATATTGGGCTTTGGACAACGCAAAGACAGAGATAAAGGTCCTCATGGCGACGCAGACAAGCAGCTGGGCAACCAGGGGCTCAAACCGGGAACACGCAGGCTCGCGCTGCGCTTTTGCGGAGAAGTCCAGGGCGTCGGTTTTCGCTGGACGGCGCAGATAGTAGCGGATCGCGTGGGCTGCACCGGTTGGGTGAGAAACGAGTTTGACGGCAGCGTATCTATGGAACTACAAGGGACGGACGAGCAGATAGGCCTTTGGTTTAAGGGATTTGCGAAAACCTACGCGCACCGTCCGCTTGCATATCGCATTGACGAGAAGCGCGAACTTGCTCCCATAGCTGATGAACGCCATTTTGAAGTGCGGTTTTGA
- a CDS encoding 1-deoxy-D-xylulose-5-phosphate synthase: MYLEKIDGPEDVKALDAAGRQGLVDEIRSALLTRASKHGGHFGPNFGMVEATVALHTVFDSPRDHIVYDVSHQTYPHKMLTGRKEAFVDQAHYDDVSPYTDPAETPHDLFKIGHTSTSISLALGLAKARDLRGGHENIIAVIGDGSMSGGEALEGLNVAGELDSNFIIVFNDNQRSIAENHGGMYDQFRELRESNGAAPNNLFKSMGLDYLYVNEGNNTEALIAAFKQVKDSNHPVVVHINTLKGKGYEPALKDEEAWHWHGPFDIATGQSLSSGSASESYANLAGEYLLERAETDENLLVIASAVPGALGMSPERRKRLGRHYLDVGIAEETAVAIASGAAHAGAHAVWGSSTTFQQRVYDQLSQDLAVNSNPAVIVGNSGSVWGMSDVTHASLCTIPMIAHIPNITYLAPTNAEEYLSMLNWGLNQEKRPVFIQVPGGPVHHATGPVRKSYDDVRSEVARRGSKVAIFALGSFFGMGEKVADMLRGSLGFEVTLVNPLFASGLDTELLDNLAVNHDIFVTLEDGQLEGGWGQTLSSYFGGSDKRVLNYGIKKGFYDRFKADELLRENRLEPELIVADVRAALQR; this comes from the coding sequence ATGTATCTCGAGAAGATCGACGGTCCTGAAGATGTTAAAGCACTTGACGCGGCAGGTCGACAAGGCCTTGTCGATGAGATTCGCTCGGCGCTGTTGACCAGAGCCTCAAAGCATGGTGGTCACTTTGGCCCCAACTTTGGCATGGTGGAAGCTACCGTTGCGCTCCACACCGTATTTGATTCTCCGCGTGATCACATTGTCTATGACGTTTCTCATCAAACGTATCCGCATAAGATGCTGACCGGGCGCAAGGAAGCCTTTGTCGACCAGGCGCACTACGATGACGTGTCTCCCTATACCGATCCTGCGGAAACACCGCACGACCTCTTTAAGATTGGACACACGTCTACATCTATCAGCCTGGCGCTCGGTCTTGCGAAAGCTCGCGATTTGCGCGGTGGTCACGAAAACATCATCGCTGTAATCGGAGATGGCTCGATGTCTGGCGGAGAAGCGCTTGAAGGTCTGAATGTGGCGGGCGAACTTGATTCAAACTTCATAATCGTTTTCAACGACAACCAGCGCTCCATTGCCGAAAATCACGGTGGTATGTACGATCAGTTCAGGGAGCTGCGCGAATCCAATGGCGCTGCGCCCAACAACCTCTTCAAGTCTATGGGGCTCGATTACCTCTATGTCAATGAAGGCAACAACACCGAGGCTCTTATCGCCGCATTTAAGCAGGTCAAAGACAGCAACCACCCGGTAGTGGTGCATATCAACACGCTCAAGGGCAAGGGATATGAGCCTGCGCTCAAAGACGAGGAAGCGTGGCATTGGCATGGTCCGTTTGATATTGCTACAGGTCAGAGCCTGAGCAGTGGTTCCGCTTCTGAGTCGTATGCCAATCTTGCCGGCGAGTACCTGCTTGAGCGCGCTGAGACGGACGAGAACCTTTTGGTTATCGCTTCGGCGGTTCCGGGCGCATTGGGCATGTCGCCTGAACGGCGCAAGCGCCTGGGCCGACACTATCTTGACGTGGGCATTGCGGAAGAAACGGCTGTGGCAATCGCTTCGGGAGCCGCTCATGCCGGGGCTCATGCGGTATGGGGTTCCTCAACCACCTTTCAACAGCGCGTATATGATCAGCTGAGTCAAGATCTTGCGGTCAACAGCAATCCTGCGGTAATCGTAGGCAATTCCGGCTCGGTGTGGGGCATGAGTGATGTGACGCACGCGTCACTTTGTACGATTCCGATGATTGCCCATATTCCAAACATTACCTATCTTGCGCCAACAAATGCAGAAGAGTATCTTTCTATGCTTAATTGGGGTCTTAACCAGGAGAAACGTCCGGTCTTTATCCAGGTTCCGGGAGGCCCTGTCCACCACGCTACAGGTCCCGTTCGTAAGTCTTACGACGACGTGCGCTCTGAGGTAGCGCGCCGCGGTTCCAAGGTAGCGATTTTCGCCTTGGGCAGTTTCTTTGGCATGGGCGAGAAGGTCGCGGACATGCTCCGCGGGTCTCTCGGCTTTGAAGTAACTCTCGTGAATCCTCTTTTTGCATCCGGTCTTGACACAGAACTGCTCGACAACCTGGCCGTCAATCACGACATCTTTGTAACGCTCGAAGACGGTCAGCTGGAAGGCGGTTGGGGCCAGACTCTTTCCTCCTACTTCGGCGGCTCCGATAAACGCGTGCTTAACTACGGCATCAAGAAGGGTTTCTACGATCGCTTCAAAGCGGATGAGCTGCTGCGGGAAAATCGCCTTGAGCCGGAGCTTATTGTCGCTGACGTTCGCGCCGCTTTACAGCGCTAG